A single region of the Microlunatus panaciterrae genome encodes:
- a CDS encoding LacI family DNA-binding transcriptional regulator: MARQKSGERITIGDVAALAGVSRATVSRVMNGLATVDRSIADRVLAAAKQLNYMPSVAARSLALGRTHTVGYVVPDLTNPAFHGAMRGLSLAAAKQHYRVLVADTAEHAEEEPILAIETRRRCDALVLCAPRMPQDELLRLLPELAPVVLLNRDAGDESTPLLGIDWASGVRDLVRHLVGLGHRRIAYLAGPPSSASNTDRLKGFESLRDAIDLVQIPCGAMFSDGHAAAGQVLDSDVTAVIAFNDVVALGLLGALHELGVQVPGQLSVAGFDDIPFAAFTSPALTTASVPQLELGELAWQRLWAMLNGERPEHSVVFRPRLVARGSTGQASD; encoded by the coding sequence ATGGCGCGACAGAAGAGCGGGGAGCGGATCACCATCGGTGACGTCGCCGCGCTGGCCGGAGTGTCCAGAGCAACCGTTTCCAGGGTCATGAACGGGTTGGCGACGGTCGATCGCTCGATCGCGGACCGTGTTCTGGCGGCGGCGAAGCAGCTCAACTACATGCCCAGCGTCGCTGCCCGGAGCCTCGCGCTGGGCCGCACCCATACCGTCGGCTACGTGGTGCCGGACCTCACCAATCCCGCTTTCCACGGCGCCATGCGTGGCCTGAGCCTGGCTGCGGCCAAGCAGCATTACCGGGTGCTGGTGGCCGACACCGCCGAGCATGCGGAGGAGGAACCCATCCTCGCCATCGAGACCCGCCGGCGCTGTGACGCCCTGGTCCTGTGCGCCCCGCGGATGCCGCAGGACGAGCTGCTGCGGCTGCTACCCGAGCTGGCCCCGGTCGTCCTGCTCAACCGGGATGCCGGCGACGAGTCGACCCCACTGCTGGGCATCGACTGGGCTTCGGGCGTCCGTGATCTGGTCCGACATCTGGTGGGGCTGGGGCACCGTCGCATCGCCTATCTCGCCGGGCCACCGAGCAGCGCCTCGAACACTGACCGGCTGAAGGGCTTCGAGAGCCTGCGCGACGCCATCGATCTGGTGCAGATCCCCTGCGGAGCGATGTTCTCCGACGGACATGCCGCGGCAGGACAGGTGCTCGACTCGGATGTGACCGCGGTGATCGCCTTCAACGACGTGGTGGCGCTGGGACTGCTCGGGGCCCTGCACGAGCTGGGAGTCCAGGTGCCGGGCCAGCTGTCCGTTGCGGGCTTCGACGACATCCCCTTCGCTGCGTTCACCAGTCCCGCCCTCACCACCGCCTCGGTGCCGCAGCTGGAGCTCGGAGAGCTCGCCTGGCAACGGTTGTGGGCCATGCTCAACGGCGAACGGCCGGAGCACAGCGTGGTCTTCCGGCCACGGCTGGTCGCCCGGGGCAGCACCGGTCAGGCCTCGGACTAG